From Fusobacterium varium:
AGTAATAGCTGCTTTTTTATATTTATTCCATTTTATCATTTCAAATAGAATTCCTGATAAAAATCCAAATGCCATCCTTGTTCCCATACTAAGTATAGTACTTGATACTGGAGTTCCACTAATAAAAGGAGAAAATATATAGTCTGTATATGCAACTCCTAATATAGAAGCTTTCCACATACTTGTAAGTCCAAAGATACCTCCTAGTACCATTCCTTCAAAAGGTCCTAGAAAAAAAGCTCCTGCTATTACAGGAATATGCATCAATGTTACTGTAAACGGTTTCATTTCAATATATCCTAAGGGTGAAAATGCTAAAAGTAATTCTATTGCAACCATCACTGAAAACTTATATAAATATAATGGATCATCTTCTCTTTTTATTCTCTTTCCCATTTATATTACTCCAATTTGTCCACAATATACAGTATAAAGCAAGAATATTTCACCTTATTCTGTTATTCCAAGTCTATCATATATAAATTTAAAAGTCTATATTTATTTCTCAATAACATTCTTCAAAATACATTTTTTAATAAAATAAAAATCCAAAAAAAGAAAAAAGGCTGAACTTTATATGTCCAGCCTGTAAGAAACTATTTTTCAATTCTTGTATAAGGAATTAAAGCAATGTTTCTAGCTCTTTTGATAGCTTTAGCTATTCTTCTTTGTAACTTAGCATTAGCTCCAGTTACTCTAGAAGGATTGATTTTTCCTTTATCAGATACAAATCTCTTTAAAAGGTCTACATTTTTATAATCAATTTCTTCAGCTTTAACTCTTAATTTAGCTCTTCTTCTTCTGAATTCTGCCATTTTTATAACCTCCTCTTGATTTTAACTAAATTCTAAAATAATTAGTCTTGCTTAACAATGATATATCTCATTACTTCTTCAGTAATGTTAAGCTTTCCTTCAACTGCTGATAATTGAGTTCCATCAATATCAAAAGTTGCTAGTACATAGAATCCAGTTTTTTTCTTATCAATAGGATAAGCTAATTTTCTTTCTCCCCATTTTTCACTTTTAGCTACTGTAGCTCCAGCTGCAGTTAAAATTCCTGTTACTTTTTCAACTACTGCGTCTCTACCCTCTTCTAAAATTGTTGGGTTGATGATGTACATAATTTCATATTTTTTCATTTTTTAACCTCCTCCCTATGGTTTTAGCCCAAAACACATTGATTTTGAGCAGGGCACTAAATACTATACCATCTTTTGATGATTTTTTCAAGTATTTATTTACTATTTTTTAGAACTTCTTATCCAAGGTGGAAGATCAAGTTCAGATCTTTTTACATCTGCTTCTTCAGGAGTAACAACTGTTACAGGTTTTTTAGCATCTACATTAATAAATGGTTCACTTTTCTCCTGTTCATTTACAAAATTATTAGCTATTATAGTAACCTGTACTCTATCTCCAACTTCTGGGTCAATAACAAGTCCAAACATTACATCATCAGCAGTTTTTCCAGCTGCATCTCTAATCATATCAGAAATAGTTTGAGCTTCCATAAGAGTTATATCTGGTGCTCCAGTTATGTTAATAAGTATTTTGCTTGCTCCAAGTATAGATTTTTCAAGTAATGGAGACAATAAAGCTTTTTCAGTAGCTTTTACAGCTCTGTTTTCCCCTTCTCCTTCTCCAAATCCAAGCACAGCTACCCCAGAATTCATCATTGTTGCTTTGATGTCAGCAAAGTCCAGATTGATAAGTCCATTACCAATCATGAGATCAGCAACTCCTCTAATACCTATTTTTAGAATATTATTTGCTTCTTTAAATGCATTTTGTAAAGTTATTGTTTTATCTGGTAGTTCAAAAAGTTTGTCATTTGGTATTATTACTAAAGCATCTACAGCTTTTTTCAGATTTTCAACACCTATATCAGCATTATTTTTTCTTTTCTTTCCTTCAAATGAGAATGGTCTTGTTACAACTGCTACAGTTAATACTCCAAGTTCTTTTGCCACTTTAGCAATTACTGGTGCAGCTCCTGTTCCAGTTCCTCCTCCCATCCCTGCTGTTATAAAAAGCATATCTGTTTCTTCTAAAAGATTTTTAATTTTTTCTACATCCTCTTCTGCTGCCTGTCTCCCTATTTCAGGATCAGCACCAGCTCCAAGTCCTCTTGTTAATTTTTCTCCAAGTTGGATTCTTATGTCAGCCAGAGATTTATTTAAATCTTGAGCATCTGTGTTGGCAGCAATATATTCTACTCCTCCCACTCCAGATTCAATCATATCATTGATCGCATTTCCTCCAGCTCCTCCAGCTCCTAATACCTTTATCTTAACTAAATCTTGATCTATCAACATAATACCCCCTTTTATCATTTCCTTCTGAATTTAAATAAAATTAGAAAACCAGTTTTTTATACTGCTGAGTGTTCCACTTTTCTTTTTGCTGTTATTTTTATCATTTTCTAGTAATTTATCCAAGTCGTCCTCTTCAGTCTCTTCTGTTATAATTTTTGAAGGGTCTTCAGATTCATTCTGCTGCGAATAAAAACCTGACTGCATTTTGTTGTATTCCTCTTCCATTATTTCACTGAAGATTCCTATAACTGTAGCCATACTGGCATCTACATCCTCCAGACCTCGAAAAGCATGAGGAAGTACCTTTCTCACAACATATCCTGTTTTTTTATTTATTTTCTCAAGAAGCCCATCGATAACAATAGCTCCTCCTGTTAATACCAAACCTTTTCCAAGGTATCCATTAAATCCAGATTCCTCAATAGTTTGAGTAATAAAACTGATTATGTCTTCTGTTCTTGCATCTATTATATTTTTTATATCTGCCACTGATACCTTTTTGGTATCACCACAGAATATATGTTCTTCATGTATATCTTTATCTTTTAATTTTGATAATATTTCAAAGGCTTCCTGTTTAGATATCTGGAACAAATAACTTATATCATTTACATAATGCATCCCACCTAAAGGAAGTGATTTTGAATAAATAAGTTTATCATTCTTAAATAGAATTATATCTGTTGAGCCCTCACCAATATCAATTAGAGCAACTCCCATTCTTCTATCTTCATCATCAAGAGAAGCTTTAGCAGATGCATAAGCATTTAGAAGAACGTGCTCTGCTTCCAGTCCTATTCTATTCACTACTTCTACTAACTTTTCTGCTTCTGCTTCGTCTATATATATAAGATGAACATCTCCCTGCATCTCTTTTCCAGTAACACCTATTGGATTTTTGATTATTCCTGAATTATTTACTCTTATATTATATATTTCTCTTTTTAATACTCTTTCTTTTCCTGTAAGAAGTTCATGTTCAGCCATTCTAATTAATGTATCTACTTCTTTTTCACCGATTTCTTTTTCATCAAAAGAATATCTTACATTAGTAGTCCTTGATTTAATAGCCTCTCCACTTATTCCTATTGATATTTTTTCAATAGGGATATCAGTCTGTTCTCTTAATTGCCCTAATGCATAAGCCAAACAATGGCTTAATTCTTCTGGATTTTCTACAACTGACTTTTTCATTCCACGACTTGGAACTTCTACATATCCCAATATTTTTAAATTTTCACCATCAGCAGATAATTCTCCAGTGACAGCTTTTATTTTCATATTTCCCATATCTACTGCTGTTTTTATTATACTATCTCTATTATCTGTCATCGCTTTTATCCCCCAAACTTTTTACTATAAAGTCATTGAATCTCAAATCTATATACTCTACTTTTTTGCTTTTGACCAGTTCCGAATACAAAGTTTCTACAACTTTATATTTTTCTCTTTTTATCTCTTCATTGGTTTTTATTATTGTACCATCTACAAGGATTATTTCAATGCAATTTTTATCTTTTATGTAGATTTGAGACACTAATTCTTTTAATAGATAATCATCCATCAAGACTAAAACATTCAGCAGACTTTTTATCTCTTCTTTTTCTTTTACTGAAATAAGAGGAATATCCTTTTTTTCTTTTTCGTTAAAAGTTCCAAAGACTACTCCTTCTGAATCCACTAAATATATTTTATCTTTAATCTGGGCATAGTAAAATAGCTCTTTTTCCTCTATACTTATAGTGAGCTCTCCCAATGTATTGTTTTCCACACTGGCATTTTTTACTCTGACATCTTTTTTTAACTCATCTTCTATACTCTTAAAATCTAAGTCCCATATGTTATTATTATATGTTGTTTTCCCTAGTTCTGTCAATTCCCTTAATAATAATTTTGGGTCTCCTTTTACGTTAACCCTCTTTATCTTAAAAAAATCCAGCTTTAAGAATTTTGAAGGAATAGAGAAAATTAAAAAACTTATTCCTAATATTGTGAAAAGTCTTATTATAAATTTCAAAAAAATCTCCTCACTTTTAGACTTGATTTATCTTTTAAATGTTTCTACCATTATTCTTACTACATCATCATAAGTATATCCTTTTAAAGTTGCCAGATCTGGAATAAGACTTGTTTTTGTCATTCCAGGAAGTGTATTCACTTCAAGGAAATATACTTTGTCATCTTTAAGAATGAAGTCACTTCTTGATATTCCTGCCAATCCAAGCACATTATGCACCTTCACAGCATTTTCAAGAGCTTCATCATATGCTTTTTTATCTATTTTAGCAGGATACTCATGTACTGATCCCCCTTCAGCGTACTTTGATTCATAATCATAGAACTCATTTTTAGGAATTATTCTAAGTACTCCAATCCCTTCTCCATTAATAACTCCTACTGTAAGTTCCTCTCCCGTTATCATCTCTTCTATAACAATTTTTTTCCCAGCAAGTTCTGCAGCTGCTTTTTCTGCCTCTTCTTTATTATGACAAAAAAATATTCCTACACTTGAACCTTCTAAAGCTGGTTTAATTACAACAGGATATGAATCGATATCTGATACTTTATCATAATTTTTTGCAACTCTTACTCCTGCACTTTCAGCAAGTTTTTTAGTGATAACTTTATCCATAGCTATTCCACTTGCCTCTGCTCCTGATCCAGTATATGGTTTTCCAAGCATATCAAGAAGCCCCTGCACTCTTCCATCTTCTCCAAATCCTCCATGAAATGCAAGATATGCAAAATCATATTCATTTTCAATAAAAGCTGAAACAAGATTTTCTTTTGTAACATCGATTCCATATGCATCATAGCCTTGTTTTAAAAGACTTTCTAAAATTGCTTTTCCACTTTTTAAAGAAACTTCTCTTTCAGAAGAAATTCCTCCCATAAATACAGCTATCTTCAAAACTATTCCTCCTATTTATCCGAATTTTTAATGATTATTATTTCTTCTTCAAGGTTTATTCCATATTTTTCACTTATAGTCCTTTTTACTAGTTTTAGTATTTCAGAAATATCTTTGAATGTAGCAGTACCTCTATTAACTATAAAATTAGGATGTTTTTCTGATATTTGAGCTCCACCTATAACAGTTCCTTTCAGTCCAGCTTCTGATATAAGCCTTGCTGAAAAATCTCCATCAGGATTCTTAAAAGTACTTCCAAGATTAGGAAGATCCAGAGGCTGTTTACTCTCTCTCAAAGCCTGTATTTCTATTACCTTTCGAAGATCAAATCCATCTTTGAATCTAAATACAGCACTTATTATTATCCATTTTCTGCTTTGTATTTCTGTTCTTCTGTATGAAAAATCTAAATCTTCTTTCTTTATTCTTCTTATTTCATGATTCTCATCAAATACTTCTATCTCACTTATACAGTCAAATATTTCGCTTCCATAGGCTCCACCATTCATGTAGACAAGTCCACCTACACTTCCTGGTATTCCAGCGAGATTTTCGAGCCCACTGTAATTATTTTTATTCATATAAGCAATAAGTTTATTAAAATCAAGTCCAGCCTCCACTTCTACCAGACCTCTTTCTAATTCTTTTATATTATTGAATTCTTTCAGAGAAACAAAAGTCATATTTAAATTTCCCTCATCTATCAGGGTATTTGTCCCATTTCCAATAAGGAAAATATTAGTATTATTTTCAAATATCTCTTTAAGTTCATTTTTATCTTCTACTGTTATAAATCTTTTAGCTGTTCCTCCAACTTTCATATTAGAGTGCAGTTTCATTTCATGATTTTCAAGTATCTTCATTATCTGTTTTTCCCTTCTAATTTATCAGCTATCCTGTGAGCTACTTTAGAGATATCTCCTGCTCCCATAAACATAAATACTTCATGCCCTTGGCAATTCAATACTCTTTCGTCTATTTTTTCACTATTTTTTTCAATTACTACTTTCTTATTTTTAAGGACATTTCCAAGATCTTCTACTGTTACTCCAAACTCATCTTTTTCTCCAGCACTGTATATAGGAAGAATCAGTACTTCTTCAGCACCTTCAAAAGCATCAGTAAAGTTTTGAAGAAGAAACTTTACTCTGCTGTAACGATGAGGCTGAAATATTATAGTAAGTTTTTCATGTTCTATAGACTTTGCTCCCTGAAGAGTTGCTTTAATTTCAGTTGGATGGTGTGCATAGTCATCTATTATTTTTATTCCTTTATCTTCATTACAATAAAGAATGTCATATCTTCTTTTTGACCCTTTAAAATTTTCTAAAGCTTTTTTCAGAAATTCCTCATCTACTCCAAACTTTTTAGCATAGTAGATAACTGGCAAAGAATTAAGAATATTATGATATCCTGGAATAGATATAATATATCTTCCTGCATCTTTTCCTCTTATTGCTACATTGTAACTTGTTTTTCCATTTTCTATCTGAATATCATAAGCAAATATATCTGCATCTTTATCAATTATACTGTATGTTACTATCTTTTCTTTTTCTTTTTTTTCAACTAATTTTTTTAGATTCTCACAGTCTATACATACTACTACTTCATTCTTAGTCTGATCAATAAATTGAGAAAAAGACTTATTTATATTTGCAAGACATCCATGAGTATCTAGATGATCTTCCTCTACATTAGTTATCACAGCATATGATGGCTTCATATACAAAAAAGAATTGTCACTTTCATCAGCTTCAGCAACAAAATATTCTGATTTCCCAGGTTTTGCATTTGACCCTATTTCTGGAAGTATCCCTCCAACTACAATTGTAGGATCAAGATTAAGCATAACTGATGACATCATAGAACTTGTAGTGGTTTTTCCATGTGTACCTGCTA
This genomic window contains:
- the rpsR gene encoding 30S ribosomal protein S18 — translated: MAEFRRRRAKLRVKAEEIDYKNVDLLKRFVSDKGKINPSRVTGANAKLQRRIAKAIKRARNIALIPYTRIEK
- the rpsF gene encoding 30S ribosomal protein S6, translating into MKKYEIMYIINPTILEEGRDAVVEKVTGILTAAGATVAKSEKWGERKLAYPIDKKKTGFYVLATFDIDGTQLSAVEGKLNITEEVMRYIIVKQD
- the ftsZ gene encoding cell division protein FtsZ; the protein is MLIDQDLVKIKVLGAGGAGGNAINDMIESGVGGVEYIAANTDAQDLNKSLADIRIQLGEKLTRGLGAGADPEIGRQAAEEDVEKIKNLLEETDMLFITAGMGGGTGTGAAPVIAKVAKELGVLTVAVVTRPFSFEGKKRKNNADIGVENLKKAVDALVIIPNDKLFELPDKTITLQNAFKEANNILKIGIRGVADLMIGNGLINLDFADIKATMMNSGVAVLGFGEGEGENRAVKATEKALLSPLLEKSILGASKILINITGAPDITLMEAQTISDMIRDAAGKTADDVMFGLVIDPEVGDRVQVTIIANNFVNEQEKSEPFINVDAKKPVTVVTPEEADVKRSELDLPPWIRSSKK
- the ftsA gene encoding cell division protein FtsA, whose product is MTDNRDSIIKTAVDMGNMKIKAVTGELSADGENLKILGYVEVPSRGMKKSVVENPEELSHCLAYALGQLREQTDIPIEKISIGISGEAIKSRTTNVRYSFDEKEIGEKEVDTLIRMAEHELLTGKERVLKREIYNIRVNNSGIIKNPIGVTGKEMQGDVHLIYIDEAEAEKLVEVVNRIGLEAEHVLLNAYASAKASLDDEDRRMGVALIDIGEGSTDIILFKNDKLIYSKSLPLGGMHYVNDISYLFQISKQEAFEILSKLKDKDIHEEHIFCGDTKKVSVADIKNIIDARTEDIISFITQTIEESGFNGYLGKGLVLTGGAIVIDGLLEKINKKTGYVVRKVLPHAFRGLEDVDASMATVIGIFSEIMEEEYNKMQSGFYSQQNESEDPSKIITEETEEDDLDKLLENDKNNSKKKSGTLSSIKNWFSNFI
- the ftsQ gene encoding cell division protein FtsQ; the protein is MKFIIRLFTILGISFLIFSIPSKFLKLDFFKIKRVNVKGDPKLLLRELTELGKTTYNNNIWDLDFKSIEDELKKDVRVKNASVENNTLGELTISIEEKELFYYAQIKDKIYLVDSEGVVFGTFNEKEKKDIPLISVKEKEEIKSLLNVLVLMDDYLLKELVSQIYIKDKNCIEIILVDGTIIKTNEEIKREKYKVVETLYSELVKSKKVEYIDLRFNDFIVKSLGDKSDDR
- the ddl gene encoding D-alanine--D-alanine ligase, whose product is MKIAVFMGGISSEREVSLKSGKAILESLLKQGYDAYGIDVTKENLVSAFIENEYDFAYLAFHGGFGEDGRVQGLLDMLGKPYTGSGAEASGIAMDKVITKKLAESAGVRVAKNYDKVSDIDSYPVVIKPALEGSSVGIFFCHNKEEAEKAAAELAGKKIVIEEMITGEELTVGVINGEGIGVLRIIPKNEFYDYESKYAEGGSVHEYPAKIDKKAYDEALENAVKVHNVLGLAGISRSDFILKDDKVYFLEVNTLPGMTKTSLIPDLATLKGYTYDDVVRIMVETFKR
- the murB gene encoding UDP-N-acetylenolpyruvoylglucosamine reductase, with the protein product MKILENHEMKLHSNMKVGGTAKRFITVEDKNELKEIFENNTNIFLIGNGTNTLIDEGNLNMTFVSLKEFNNIKELERGLVEVEAGLDFNKLIAYMNKNNYSGLENLAGIPGSVGGLVYMNGGAYGSEIFDCISEIEVFDENHEIRRIKKEDLDFSYRRTEIQSRKWIIISAVFRFKDGFDLRKVIEIQALRESKQPLDLPNLGSTFKNPDGDFSARLISEAGLKGTVIGGAQISEKHPNFIVNRGTATFKDISEILKLVKRTISEKYGINLEEEIIIIKNSDK
- the murC gene encoding UDP-N-acetylmuramate--alanine ligase, which codes for MKKIYFIGINGIGMSGLAKIMKTKGYEVNGADLSRGYVTEELENMGITVYNTHEGEHVKGCDMVIASSAIKHDNPEYKYAVENGIKIVKRGELLAMLLNDETGIAVAGTHGKTTTSSMMSSVMLNLDPTIVVGGILPEIGSNAKPGKSEYFVAEADESDNSFLYMKPSYAVITNVEEDHLDTHGCLANINKSFSQFIDQTKNEVVVCIDCENLKKLVEKKEKEKIVTYSIIDKDADIFAYDIQIENGKTSYNVAIRGKDAGRYIISIPGYHNILNSLPVIYYAKKFGVDEEFLKKALENFKGSKRRYDILYCNEDKGIKIIDDYAHHPTEIKATLQGAKSIEHEKLTIIFQPHRYSRVKFLLQNFTDAFEGAEEVLILPIYSAGEKDEFGVTVEDLGNVLKNKKVVIEKNSEKIDERVLNCQGHEVFMFMGAGDISKVAHRIADKLEGKNR